The genomic DNA GGCAAAGTGGTGATGCCAGCTCTGGTTTGAAGGGGACATGAGTCCTATGAGGACAGCCCTGCCCTTGGCACTTGACCCAacccagccctctggaggtaATAaggtgaatttttttcttttttcatttttgaggtagggtgccactctagcccaggctgacctagaattcacactgtattctcagggtggcttcaaacccatggagatcctcctacctctgcctcctgagtgctgggattaaaggcgtgtgccatcacgcctggctgtgAACTTGTATTTTCCTCTTAGGGTAgccagaagaagagagaaagaatatccTAAATCAAGGCTTTTCTGGCTGAGAATCCGCCAGCCTCTTGAGCAAGAAGAGCCTTCCTTCTCTGCCCCAGAGAGAGCTCTGAGCTGGGAGTCCTCCTCTACCATAGCCAACAGGCCAGTTGTTAATGTCAGTCTTGAATGAGAACACATGACCCATCACATTTCAAATGAATTATAAATGCAGATGCAAGATTCAACGTTCCAGAAGAAGCTGCTCATAGACCCCCACAGGGACTGGtctgaagaaaaatgaagggTACCACTTTTCACCCTGTGTCACTGGAACTGTAGGCACAACTGTCCCCTTTGTTCTTGAGTAACCACGGACAGTGACAACTTGGGATAGAGAGTTTCAGACTTAGGGACATTCTTGCCCCTATcgcttttcttctctcctcagaTGCCttcttaaaatctattttaaaaaagatagtaaAACCCTTAGTGAAGGACCCTGGAGTATTTGGGGAAGTAAATGTCACACTTCCCCTGCCAAGTGGGGAAAATTCTTacccaaagaagaaacaaatagtcCAAACTCAAAGGTCTAAGCCCCAGGGTACTCGAATAATACACATGTTGTTCTGGATGGTattgagggaggggaggaagttGAAAGGAGTTGACTAAGTCTGAAGGAGAGGTTGGCACAGGACACGTTCACCTTTGGGATGCTACATGGGCTGATTGTCACTGGGCTGGAAAATGGCTGGATTCTTCCTTCTTCGTCCTTCCCTGAACAGTCCTATTGTCAGGGTAGACTGAGGAGTTTTGAGCTGGGTTGGGGGCAGATGGCACCTACCAAATTAGCACTTTCAGGCCTTGGGGCCCAGAGAGGGACTGAAGGAGGTGTCGGGGAAGGAGACATACCAAAAGACAACACGGAAGTGGGTCCCAAAGTGAAAAAGCACCAACAGCATTGGCCTGCCCTGGACTGGGGACGGTCAGAGCCTGGCACAAACCAGGGCACAGGGGAGGACTGGGAAGCCAAGGAGAAGGCACGTCCTTCATGACGATGagaggggaaagtgtgaaaaaaggagaagagaaggtcCTGGAGGAAGAATGAGTGGAGAGTGAAGGAGAAGTGGATTCATCCATCCATGTCTTGGGGTTCTAGGATAACTCAGCCTCCTAATGGCCCTTCAGACCCTTCCAAAGCCCCTATCTGGACCCGCAGGTATGAAAGGAAGGCCCGGATagacttccaaaaaaaaaaggttcttcaATGCCTCAGATCCAAGAGGCTAGGGAAGGGAGATGGGCTGAGAGGTGAGGCCAGGGAAGGGGCCTGAAATGGAGATATTTCTAGCCTCTCATCTTGTGCCCCAAGTATGAAATGAGACCAAGCCCAAGAGGACAAGGAGGGAAACAAGGTTTATGGAGTAGAGTTGAGACTTACTACTGGAAGTGGCCCAGCCTAGCGGGAGAGAGGATTGAGGGGGCAGAAAACTGATTCTGCCAGCAACTTTCTTCCTTGAAACTGCAACATACTTGCAGTCTATCTGCTCCCACTGAGTCCAGACCTCACGTGGACCCACAAAGGGTGCTTGGCTAGGCTAGGGGGCCTCCCCAGTTCAATCATGGTGGATGTCACAGGCCAACAGAGACCACAGACGAGAATGAGGAGAACCCTGGGGctgtgggagggctggagatCAAGGACTATATGACAGCCATTGAGGAGTCTCGCCAAACCACTGCTTGGTCCTCTGTATAGGGACCAGAGACAAGGtaaatctccctccctcccctcactaaCTATACTGCGGCTGGACTGGTGATAGGGGGCTGGTGGGAGGACCAGTCTCGGGGCTCTGATTTCTTGCCCCACTTCTTGGCTGCAGCAGAGGCTGGTTCTCAGAGACTACAGGGGCACAAGTATATCCCAAAGTAAGATGCCTGAGTCCAGGCAGTAGTCAAGAGCCCATCCAGGGCTCCAGAAAGATGGGGGATGGGCGGCCAGTGGGAAGGCTGCCCAGGTTATCGACAGCTGATGCCTGGCCATCCATCATCTCGAAGCTCAAAGCCCAAAATGATGGGGAAAGGGAGtctgaggaggagaaagagggagttcCTGGAAGCCCGAGGTGTTGAAGAGGTGCTGTCCAGTTTGAGAGTAGCCAGGCGGGGGACCGTTCACTGCTTTTCCACTGCTCCCTGTTCAGCTGCGCTCTCCTGGTTGGGGCCCTGGCCCTGGTCCTGGCCCTGTCCATGCCATGGGGTCTCCTTGAACACAAACCAACAGTTTCCGGCCCACAAGAAGAAGTTGATAAAGCCAAAGAGCTGAAAGGACATCAAGGAAGTTTGTGAGAATAGTAAAGGAAGGAGCATGAGAAAACAGGGAGGCACAGAGAACTAAAAAGCACAGAACTGCATACagaggcagagttcaaggccattgccTGTTAAGGGATTCCCTGGTGAAAGTACCTAAGTCTGCCTGCAGCATTCGCTCATGACATAGCTTGGTCACTAGCTGAATATGGCCTCTGTAGTGATCATCACTCAAAGTGTAGCAAGGAGCCAAGAGCCCTAGCACATGTGGTCTTGCGTGGAGCATCTTCCAGGAGGTGGGCGTGGCTGGAGCTATCCAAGGTACTCTAGGAACGAGGACTCAGCCAGGGCTCATATATACATGAttattgattatttgttttctgaCATAGAGTCTCACGAtagagtccaggctggcctagaatttacaaTCCTACTAGtcgctttccaagtgctggggttacagctaTGTGCCAACATACTGGCTCTATTCAGATATTCATGACAATGTTTTAAAAACCTAAcaacaggccgggtgtggtggcacacacctttaagcccagcactcaggaggcagaggtaggaggatcgccatgagttcagggccagcctgagactacatagtgaatttcaggtcagcttgagctaaagtgagcccctatctcaaaaacaaaccaaaaagcttAACACAAAGTAGTTAGGGGGAAAGCGATGTTTGCAATGCACTTTGAAgtgcattatttaaaaatagattgaTGAGCTCGGTGcaatggctcacacctgtaatcctagtatttAGGAGGTCTGGGCAGGTAGAttgtgagaccagcctgggattcataacattctgtctcaggaaaaaaaaaaaaaaaaaaagcctggcgtggtggcacacacctttaatcccatcggttgggaggcagaggtaggaggatcaccaagaattagaggccaccctgagactacatagtgaattccaggtcatcctgggctagagtgagaccctaccttgaaaaaacaacaacaacaataaaaaaaaaagcaggcatggtggcccagcactcgggaggcagaggtaggaggaccgccatgaattcgaggccatcctgagagtacgtagtgaattccaggtcagcctgagctagagtgagaccctacctagaaaaaacaaaaacaaaacaaaacagggctgaagggatggctcagtaattaaggcacctacctgcaaaacctaatgatctaggtttgattccccagtacccacataccagatgcacaaagtggcacatgcatctggagttcatctgcagtggctggaggccctggcacacccattctgtctatctgtcttttaccttgcaaatagataaaaaaaataaaaatgttgggtTGGAGgggtggcctagtggttaaggtgtttgcctgcaaagccaaaggacccaggttcaattccccaggacccacattagccagatgcacaagaaggcgcacgcatctggagttcatgtgtaatggctaaaagccctggtatgcccactctctcgctctctccctctttctctgtcaaataaataaacaaataaaaaatttaaaaacacatttttaaaaataaaaattaaaaaaatttaaaaacacaaagcaaaacaaagttgGATGTGGTGATGCAGACTTGTAATTTCagacttggaaggctgaggcaggaagatcaggagttcaaagctagcctgtgcTACCTagtaaattcaaggacagcctggtttgcacatagcaagatcctgtctccaaaacaaccAAAGAAGGACAGATAGATAAATATGTAATGAAGTAAGCCTAAAGAAATGTTCCAGTTAAGAGGTGAGTCTGTTAGTGGTCAGTGTAAAATTCTTTCAACTTTATGAAAACATTTACAATAAAATGCTGGAAGAGAATCTTTGTGTAGGGATCTAATAAGTTCCCAAAGTCTTCCTGGTGTGTCAGCCATTAAACATTTCAGTTATGGGTCTTGGGGAGGTCTGAGGCATTTTCATAGTGGTCCTCAGAGAAGCTCAAAGCCTTAGATATTTACCCGCTGATGTCATATTTCAACTGGGATAGTCAAAATATGCCTGAACCCTCCCCGCCACTGCCTCTCCCTTTCCAGTGGGGAGAGCTCAGCGGATCCCCTggttgctcaggctggtctgcTCATATCTCTGAGCCCAGCCACAAGCCTATACTTTCCCATCTCGTGCTCACACAGCATCAAATAAGCAGGAAGGGTGGGAGACAGTCACCAGGGGAGCTAAAGGAGGCGACATAGGGCATAGGAATGGCTTTCAGATTCTTCTCATCCCCATGTATCTTTTTCAGATTAGGAGGTAGTAGCCCAGGTGAAAGGGGGTACCAGCTCGGGAGTTGCCCTCTGTGCTCCTCTCATGACCTGCTAGCTGGGGTGAACGTGGGCAGCTGGGTCAGTATGCCTCCCCCAAATGCCTCAGTGATCACGGGCTCTCACCACGGACATGTTGGCCAGCCCCATAGAGGGTGTGGCTCCGGCGCTGCACACTGCGTCCTCTCCGTGGCACACGGACATGGCTGCAGTCAGACTGGATGGCCTTGTGGCCCCTTTGACATCGGTCAGGCCCTTGCCCCAGGCGGCTGCAGCCACCAGCCAGaagaaggtgaaggagacagtcaCACAGAAGTCCTGGGAGGAGCAGAAGCATTGGAGACGTACTCAGAAAGGGACAGGGATTCCTTGTTTCTTTCCCTCTGGTCACACACTAGAATCCTGTGGCACCAGAACACTTGCTTCTTCCCATTCTACCAGACACCAAGAGTCTCGGGGAGCACAGATGGCCCCAAGGAGGCTGGAATGCTGCTACTCAGGCTGCCCTACCCCTGCCCACAGGATAAGGCCAGGCAATGAGGTGCCAAGGCATTGGCTGGCCATCGTCTCCCAAAACCCATGTGACCTGAACTGTCACCTTCCCCTTTGATCACTATTGCTTAGCTCTAAGTAGTGACGAAGACCTGAAAAgataatctctccctctctctctttccctccctctctctcctcatgtATTTCAAGCTGGCCTAGAAATCACTAGGTTATCAAAGacgaccttgaactgctgatcttccttgcctccacctccctagggctgggattacaagtttatgcagtgctggagaaccaaacccagggcttaatgcatgctgggcaagcattctagcaactgagccatatcccaggCCACAACTGAGGATCTATAAACGTACCTGCCACCTTGCATGGGTGGAATGGAGAGAAAGTAGGGATAATACTAGAAGAGCTAACTCTTATGTACCAGGCACTTTACATACATACTCATTTATCCCCTCAAAATGCTATGAGGCAGGTATTATTTcatcctcattaaaaaaataaaattaaagccaggtgtggtggcacacgcctttaatcccagcactctggaggcagaggtaggaggattgccatgagttcaaggccaccctgagactctatactgaattccaggtcagcctaggctagagtgagaccgtacctcgaaaaaaaaaaattaagccgggcatggtggcacacgcctttaatcccagcactcgggtggcagagttaggaggagcgctgtgagtttgaggccaccctgagactacattaagCTGCTCATGTACCTCCCAAGCAGAAGTCAAAGGAGGTCGTTCCATTCCACACACAGGTGTCGAGAACATTCgatgctccccccgccccccgcatcTCCGACCTCAGGCCCCTAACAGATGCCTCCTCGGTTCCTAGCCGCCTCGCTCTAACCATGCTCACTCACCACCAGCGGGAAGCGCTTGTTCTCCGTGTAGAGGTTGTGAAAGCGCAGGTAGAGGACTAGGGCAGCCATGGTatagaagaaggaaaagatgCCAAGGGTCACAAAGAACTCGGCAGGGGCAGAGAAGTCCCCCATGAGGTGCATGGTCTTGGAGGTGGAATCGTCATCACAGAGAGGCATCTCATACTGGACCCGGTGCAACCTGCAGGGGGCAGGGGCAGTGATGCTAAGCAAgaaccagcttctctctctccttctctctgtcttcttgcttacatgggttctagggaatcgaacctgggttctttggctttgcaggcaagtgtcttaaccactaagccatctttccagcccaggacagATCTTTTGACAGTTCTCACTGTGGACTTGCTGAGAAAGAAGTCACATAGGGAGAAGCTTCAGGAGGGAAGCTGGTAATCAAGATAGGAACTGTGCCATGGCTCTACGCAAAGCCCATGTTTCCTCAGCTGCCCCTGCATGCCCCAGTGCACCACCACAGCATGGACACAGTCACCACGAACTTCCACATGTCTCCTTTAGGTCACGAGCACAGATTCATTCTGTCTTAGGAAGGCACAGACTAAGCAGTGACAAAGTTAAAGTTTGAATCATCCACTTAAGGCCTGATTGGACAAAATTAAGGTTGGGGAGGGGGAATCCAGTCTGctgagcggggcgtggtggctcacgcctttaatcccagcactcgggaggcagaggtaggaggattgccgagagttcaaggccaccctgagactacatagtgaatcccaggtcagcctgggctagagtgagatcctacctggaaaaaaaaaaaatccagtctgtTGGATATAAGAGACATGTAATCCAAGTTGATGGCTGGTACCAgacattccaaaaaaaaaatgtgatttcttCCTCCACCCACTTCTGGACATTCAGGCCCCAAAGCTCCCAAATGCCCAGGAAAGAGCATTCTCGTCTACCTCCTGTTGCTCAAAGTGTACGTCTTTGTGTTTGGATGACACATGGCAAACATCTCCCATCAACTCTTCAGGATCTAGGCGCTAACAAGCCTTCTTACTGCTGGGGTCAGAGAGAGCTACCCAATCTGCTCAGATGccctccagcctcctccctgcctgtCTAAGCTGCGGCGACCTGCTATTGCTTGAGCTTGGACTGGAGCCTCGTGGTAATGACCTgtgctttctttgtgtgtgtgtgtgtgtgtgtgtgtgtgtgtgtgtgtgtgtgcgcgcgcgcgcgcgcgcttccTGGTCAAGGTGTCTGAAATGGCCAATGGGTAGAAAGTATCCAAGTCTTAAGATTCTATCTGGTTCTGGAGTGACACATCGTGAATGGTCTTTAGACTTCAGGAGACTCGAGAAAATCCTGCTGTGTGAGTCCTGGAGTGAGGGAGGCTGAGCCGGCTCAGAACCAATTCCTCTCACCTGAAGGGGTAGCCGAACAAAACAAGGATGGCGCTCACGTCCTTGGCTTCGTTGTTGCAGTGAACCATGGCTCCTGTCTCCCCGCTGTAGGAGCCGCAGGACCCGAAGGCGAAAATAGCAAAGagctggaggagggaggaaagagcgAGAGAAGTTCTTTTGAGCATCTGAAGGTCTCACCTGGCCAAGGTAAAGAGCCAGCTCCTGACTCCAGCAGGTGGAGACGCCCAGGGCATAGAGTGGGGGTTCCCTTTAGCATGTTCCCTCTCATCCAGAGCTGCCAGGCTTCCACCAGCTCATGGTGTTGTACCCACTGCCGAGGTGTTGTCCTCACTTGACCAAGTGGCCAAGTATAAGGTGGTATCTCAGAGGGAGAGCGAGAAAATAGTTTCCAGATATCCCCAATGGGTATGGCATTGGGTGGGAATCATGGTAGGCTCCTTTGtgtaaaaaactttttttgttcattttttatttatttatttgagagcaacagacacacagagaaaggcagatagagagagagaaaacgggcacaccagagcttccagccactgcaaacgaactctagatgcgtgcgcccccttgtgcatctggctaaggtgggtcctgggaaatcgagcctcgaaccagaatccttaggcttcacaggcaagcgcttaaccgctaagccatctctccagccctaggctcctttttatgagagagagagagagagagagagagaaaattggcatgccagggcctccagccactataatcgaagtccagacacatgcacccccttgtgcacatgtgtaaccttgcacacttgcatcaccttgtgcgtctgtcttacgtgggacctggagagtcaaacatgggtccttaggcttcacaggcaagcgcttaaccgctaagccatcgctccagccccatagtAGACTCCAAGATGATGACTAACATGGCACCTCTGTAATGAAGGCTTTGGAATCTTCTGTAAGCTAGACTTACTTTCCCAAGGGAGTGCCATCCCCAGAAACAGATTTTCTCCCAgaccaggcagacctagaatgtTTCCCAGTTCATTTTAATTTCTCCTTTGAACTAACCATGGACACTTGACCTTACCTTTTTTGCTAACTTTCAGCAGTTTCCTGCCTCAGTGGAGGTGCAGTGAAAGGGATCCCACAGTACAACCAGCCTAACTTCACTTCTCTGAAAGCTTATTTCCTTCCAGCAACAGTGCTGGCTGGGCAAATGCCGACAAGCCTGGCTCCAGCCCAGAGGAAAAGTACCCTCCACTTGCCTTATCAGCCTCTACTACATCCCACCGCTGTCCCTCTTTGTCACCTGTTGAGGCTGCCACCTCCCCGTGGTGAGAAGCAGAGGTGCTTCAGACCATTTGAATTCTGTTCTTGAGTGAAATGAAACGTCCCCAGCCTGTGATTGTCAAATGTCTTTCTGGGAAGCATATTTGGGTTAGAAAAGAAGGCAAGATATTGGAATTTCTTATTCTCCCACGAATCTACCTTTGGCTAGTACAtgatgttattcttttttttttatcttcatgtgtaaatgtatgtgtgtttatgcatatgAGTACAGGCCTGCACATGGCATGACATTTGCACAgggatcagaggacaactctgggtctcagtcctcgccttccaccCTGTTTGGGACAGGTCTGCTTATCATTTGCCATTGTGGATGTCAGGCTAGCTGATTCACAAGCCCACGCCGAGGAGTCCCCTGACTCCATCTCTCATCTTGCCCTAGATgcactggggtcacagacacATGTTGCTGCGTCTGGcctgatgtgggttctggagaactgaacttaggtcttcacccttgcatggaaagcactttagccactgagcatctccccagccctaactaTTCTTAGTAAGAATTGagcttattttgttcattttctttttaatttattttttttaggcaagcccaacagactagcctatttaaaaatattgtttatttttgtttatttatttgaaagtgacagagagaaagagggagagagagagagagagagagagagagagaaaatgggtgtgccgaggcctccagctactgcaaatgaactccagacacgtgcacccccttgtgcatctggcaaacgtgtaTCCTGGggatccagcctcgaaccagggtccttaggcttcacaggcaagcacttaaccactaagccatctctccagccccaaattagcctttttttatgtgagagagcatgaGTAGGGGCAggggaattggtatgccagggccttatacactgcaatccaactccagacgcatgtgcccccttgtgcacatgggcaaccttgtatgcttgcatcactttgtgcatgtggcttacatgagatctagacagttgaacatgagcccttaggctttgcaggcaagtgccttaaccagtaaaccatctctccagccccactgttcactttcttcctctctctttcccttccttccttccttccttccttctctccctccttttctttctttctttctttctttctttctttctttctttctttctttctttctttctttctttcttctttagaggtagggtctcgctcaggctgacctggaattcactatgtagtctcaggctggccttgaacctcatgataatcttcctacttctgcctcccaagtgctgggattaaaggcatgcaccaccagccttttttatttatttttttttttagagagagaagagagagagttggtgcagcagagcctcagccactgcaatcaaactccagatgcttgcacctagtgggcatgtgcaaccttgtgtttgcctcatctttgtgcatctggcttatgtgggatctggagagagattgaacatggatccttaagcttcatggtaagtgccttaattgttaaaccatctctctagcgccCAAAGTtcactttctatctgcttctctgtgaCTTGGTGTTCTGAACATCAAGCACCTAGAAGACATCTAATCTACACTCTACTCCAGAGTCTAGAATAGCATTGTAAATTATTTTGCTAATACTTGTTAGAGTGAAAGAGCTCTGAAATAAGAGTCAGGCAACGGGTTTGAATCCTGACCCTGTCACTCATTAGCCAGGTGACTCGACTGAGtctgtttcctcctctgtaaaatgagGGGCTTAGCAATAATCTAAAGGTTCTTTCCAGCTTGGGAATTCTTTCAGCCTCTGAAGTTTGCACTATCAGCAAAGTATGCTCTTGGCTGGGCTTGTCAACAGCTGTGCTCTGTCCCTGGGCAGTATCCGGTACCACTGCCCTGCCTTGCATGGCCTGGCCTGGCAAGAGCTGTGCTGAAGCCATTGACTTCTTGCTAAAGGTCATTATGTGTGCCTCTGTTGGCTGGAGGCTTGTTCCAGACAAATGAAAATTATCTCCACTGGTAAAGACGCCCAGAGAAGAAGACAGTGTAACCTCCCTGTAACACCCACAGAACCTCCACATCTGAATTAagctctgggctacagcaaagcaCTGCTATTTTGTGTTCCTAACAGAGCCAGAGAGCAATCATCCGCTTACACTTCACATGCTCAAAGCTGCCACTCAGGCAAAACAGTGGATTCCTCAGAAGTTTCTCGTCTTCATTCACTCTGTGGCTCTCTGATTGCTCCCCGATGTTTCTTTATCCCGGTTTCTGGTGCTCAGAACGGGCACAATGATGGTGTTCCATTCTAGGAAGAGCAGCCCAGGCACAGGCATTTTTGCTCACTGGTAGTTAGGGAGTGGCTCCTTAATAATTCCTTAGGGAACTACGAAGAATCCCTGGCAGAGGCCAGTGAATGGCCAGCTATGGGCCCTTCTCTTCCAGATGGTGCTGGAAATCTACAGACAGATGACCGGAGTGCATCACACAGAGAGGGACAAAGCAGGATCTGCCTTCCTGGGTCTCATGGTCTCCAGTTGTGCTATCTAAGGAAGTAGCCACTGGCCACTGTGTCTATTTAAACTAATTCAAATCAAATTTAAGATTCCATTGCTCGGTTATATCAGCCCAATTTCAGGTGCTTAGTGGCCACATGTGATTGGAACTCATCAGTACAGGCAAAGAACTTTTCCATCGTTACTTAAaatcccaacttaaaaaaaaaagtttaaacaacCTTGAAGTTTTGAAAAGTATCAACCCTGCTTTTTGATTCTTCCaaaggcaaaataataataataataataataataataaataactataCTAAGTTCACTGTTAACTCTATTCTGATTATCTGAAAGTCAGGAATGCCTAAACACTCTCCATAATTAGCTGTCAGTAAACATCTGCTTGTCTTAAACATataaagcaagcactcta from Jaculus jaculus isolate mJacJac1 chromosome 19, mJacJac1.mat.Y.cur, whole genome shotgun sequence includes the following:
- the Sypl2 gene encoding synaptophysin-like protein 2 isoform X2 — encoded protein: MSSAESSSRTADKSPRQQVDRLLVGLRWRRLEEPLGFIKVLQWLFAIFAFGSCGSYSGETGAMVHCNNEAKDVSAILVLFGYPFRLHRVQYEMPLCDDDSTSKTMHLMGDFSAPAEFFVTLGIFSFFYTMAALVLYLRFHNLYTENKRFPLVDFCVTVSFTFFWLVAAAAWGKGLTDVKGATRPSSLTAAMSVCHGEDAVCSAGATPSMGLANMSVILRRHLRREEKR
- the Sypl2 gene encoding synaptophysin-like protein 2 isoform X1, with the translated sequence MSSAESSSRTADKSPRQQVDRLLVGLRWRRLEEPLGFIKVLQWLFAIFAFGSCGSYSGETGAMVHCNNEAKDVSAILVLFGYPFRLHRVQYEMPLCDDDSTSKTMHLMGDFSAPAEFFVTLGIFSFFYTMAALVLYLRFHNLYTENKRFPLVDFCVTVSFTFFWLVAAAAWGKGLTDVKGATRPSSLTAAMSVCHGEDAVCSAGATPSMGLANMSVLFGFINFFLWAGNCWFVFKETPWHGQGQDQGQGPNQESAAEQGAVEKQ